The following proteins are co-located in the Planococcus plakortidis genome:
- a CDS encoding B3/4 domain-containing protein, translating to MIAVDFRVNTEITEILPDFKIGIIHYNNITVLDSPQMLKGRLQLFQEQLFFDMDDKELTDFPGLLEWKLAWKALGGDPNRYRPSAEALYRRVRKQNYLATVNSAIDMNSFLSLQYEIPLGLYDAKKIEGDIEIALGTSDDRYEGLNNRDNTLDKIIVTRDEQGAFGSPYVDSKRTAVTEHTTEAIHVFYLRPSMDRDNALQLLTAAGNMFTGINGGEATSYVL from the coding sequence ATGATTGCTGTGGACTTTCGCGTAAACACTGAAATAACAGAGATCCTGCCTGATTTTAAAATCGGCATTATTCATTATAACAATATCACCGTTTTGGATTCACCTCAAATGTTAAAAGGGCGGCTACAACTGTTCCAAGAGCAGTTGTTCTTCGATATGGATGATAAGGAATTGACCGATTTCCCTGGCCTACTCGAATGGAAGCTTGCCTGGAAAGCACTTGGAGGCGACCCAAACCGCTACCGCCCTTCTGCAGAAGCCTTGTACCGCAGAGTACGCAAGCAAAACTATCTGGCTACCGTCAACTCAGCGATCGACATGAACAGCTTCCTATCCCTTCAGTACGAAATCCCACTCGGTCTCTATGATGCAAAAAAAATCGAAGGTGATATTGAAATCGCACTTGGCACTTCCGATGACCGCTATGAAGGCTTGAACAATCGCGACAATACACTTGATAAAATCATTGTCACACGCGACGAACAAGGCGCATTCGGCAGCCCTTATGTCGATTCCAAGCGCACTGCTGTGACGGAACACACGACAGAGGCGATACATGTATTCTATCTTCGCCCTTCAATGGACCGCGATAATGCCCTTCAGCTATTGACCGCCGCCGGCAATATGTTCACTGGGATCAACGGCGGCGAAGCGACAAGCTATGTCCTGTAA
- the queG gene encoding tRNA epoxyqueuosine(34) reductase QueG, producing MNLDQFQQQLVAYAAEIGIDKIGFASAEPFFNLKHRLIRQQQLNFQSGFEESDVEKRTRPELLMEEPVSIIAIAIAYPSKMDGAKQGVKGARRGIFSRSSWGKDYHAALRDRLALLESFIAAHYPDARMKSMVDTGELSDRAVAERAGIGWSAKNTNIITPEFGSYVYLGEMITNIPFEYDEPMEDQCGDCRLCIDTCPTGAIVEGGQLNAQRCISFLTQTKGFLPDEFRSKIGNRIYGCDTCQTVCPKNKRKVNRIHPEFDPDPEIAKPLLEPLLTISNREFKEKFGHVSGSWRGKKPIQRNAILALAHFKEQSAVPTLIELMNTDPRPVIRGTAAWAIGRIGTDGGRQALEHALQQEKDEEVLDEIAKGLAFFSAETKG from the coding sequence ATGAACTTGGATCAATTCCAACAACAACTGGTTGCGTATGCCGCGGAAATCGGAATTGATAAAATCGGCTTTGCTTCGGCCGAACCTTTTTTTAATTTAAAGCACCGTCTGATTCGCCAGCAGCAATTGAATTTCCAGTCCGGCTTTGAAGAATCGGATGTGGAGAAACGTACGCGTCCGGAATTGTTGATGGAGGAACCCGTGAGCATCATTGCGATTGCGATTGCCTATCCTTCGAAAATGGATGGTGCCAAGCAAGGGGTAAAAGGTGCACGTCGCGGGATCTTCTCTCGTTCTTCCTGGGGCAAGGATTACCACGCGGCACTTCGAGACCGATTGGCGCTGCTCGAATCCTTTATCGCGGCTCATTATCCGGACGCGCGCATGAAATCGATGGTCGACACCGGCGAATTGTCCGACCGCGCCGTAGCAGAACGGGCCGGTATCGGATGGAGTGCGAAAAACACAAATATCATCACACCGGAGTTCGGGTCGTATGTCTATTTGGGCGAGATGATTACGAACATCCCATTTGAGTACGACGAGCCGATGGAAGACCAATGCGGCGACTGCCGTTTGTGCATCGATACGTGCCCGACCGGCGCGATTGTTGAGGGCGGGCAGCTCAATGCCCAGCGATGCATTTCGTTTTTGACGCAGACGAAAGGCTTCCTGCCGGATGAATTCCGGTCGAAAATCGGCAACCGGATTTACGGCTGCGATACATGCCAGACGGTGTGCCCCAAAAATAAGCGCAAGGTGAACCGCATCCATCCGGAGTTCGATCCGGATCCGGAAATTGCGAAGCCGCTTTTAGAGCCGTTATTGACCATTTCCAACCGCGAGTTCAAGGAGAAATTCGGGCATGTGTCAGGTTCTTGGCGCGGCAAAAAACCGATCCAGCGCAATGCGATCTTGGCACTGGCCCATTTCAAGGAACAATCGGCAGTACCCACGTTGATCGAATTGATGAACACGGACCCGCGCCCGGTCATCCGCGGCACGGCCGCTTGGGCAATTGGCCGCATCGGGACGGATGGGGGAAGGCAAGCGCTTGAACATGCGCTGCAGCAGGAGAAAGATGAAGAAGTGCTGGATGAGATCGCCAAGGGGCTGGCTTTCTTTTCTGCAGAAACGAAAGGATAA
- the trmL gene encoding tRNA (uridine(34)/cytosine(34)/5-carboxymethylaminomethyluridine(34)-2'-O)-methyltransferase TrmL, whose amino-acid sequence MGIHIVLYQPLIPANTGNIARSCAGTGVSLHLIKPLGFSTDDKMLKRAGLDYWEHVDIHYHDGLDELFTAYPDGKYHYITKFGTKTYSSFDFSDTEEDYFFVFGQETKGLPRELIDANLDRCLRIPMNEHIRSLNLSNTAAILMYEALRQQDFPNLK is encoded by the coding sequence TTGGGAATACACATCGTGTTATATCAACCATTAATTCCGGCAAATACCGGAAACATCGCACGCTCATGTGCGGGAACAGGCGTCAGCCTTCATTTGATCAAGCCGCTCGGATTTTCGACGGACGATAAAATGCTCAAACGGGCGGGGCTCGATTATTGGGAGCACGTGGACATTCATTACCATGATGGCCTCGATGAATTGTTTACAGCCTATCCTGACGGCAAATACCATTACATCACGAAATTCGGCACGAAGACCTACAGCTCGTTCGATTTTTCGGATACGGAGGAAGATTATTTCTTCGTCTTCGGTCAGGAGACGAAAGGCTTGCCGAGGGAATTGATTGATGCGAACTTAGACCGTTGTTTGCGCATCCCGATGAATGAACATATCCGTTCACTCAATTTGTCGAACACGGCGGCGATCCTGATGTATGAAGCACTGCGCCAACAGGATTTCCCGAATTTGAAATGA
- a CDS encoding NCS2 family permease, whose amino-acid sequence MFQLKEHGTDVRTEITAGMTTFLTMAYIVIVNPVILGAAGVPFDQVFLATIIAAVIGTLWMALLANYPIAIAPGMGLNAYFTSMVLASDGAIDYTTAFAAVFVSGLLFVALSLTSMRKILIEAIPENLKHAITAGIGLFIAFIGMRLSGLIVANEANLVGLGDLTSPPVALTLAGLAITLIFMSLNIHGGIFFGMIATGIIAFFTGQLKFTEGFMKLPSLPEGIIVWNPVEAFLLVAEFGLYGVVFSFLLVTLFDTTGTMIGVAKQAGLMKDNKMPRVRQALLADSVAASAGAMVGTSPTSAYVESSAGVAAGGRTGLTTLTVAILFIAAAFFGPLVGSLSGVAAITAPALIIVGSLMIGAVKQIEWEKFDEAFPAFLIVLAMPLTSSIATGIALGFISYPLMKIFKGKWKSVHPILYIFAVLFTIQILIAPH is encoded by the coding sequence ATGTTTCAGTTAAAAGAACACGGAACTGACGTCAGAACCGAGATCACTGCCGGTATGACAACATTTTTGACGATGGCATATATTGTCATCGTCAACCCGGTGATTTTAGGTGCTGCCGGCGTTCCGTTCGACCAGGTGTTTCTTGCCACCATCATCGCAGCAGTCATCGGTACATTATGGATGGCACTTCTCGCCAATTACCCGATCGCCATCGCGCCCGGAATGGGGCTTAACGCATATTTCACTTCCATGGTGCTCGCTTCTGACGGCGCCATTGACTATACGACTGCTTTTGCCGCAGTCTTCGTTTCGGGATTGCTGTTTGTCGCATTGTCTTTGACCTCGATGCGCAAAATCTTGATTGAAGCCATTCCGGAAAACTTGAAACACGCCATTACGGCAGGCATCGGCTTGTTCATTGCCTTCATCGGCATGCGCCTTAGCGGCTTGATCGTCGCCAATGAAGCGAATCTCGTGGGGCTCGGTGATTTGACTTCGCCGCCTGTCGCATTGACGCTCGCAGGGCTTGCCATTACGCTCATCTTCATGTCCTTAAACATTCATGGCGGGATTTTCTTCGGAATGATCGCAACCGGCATCATTGCCTTTTTCACCGGGCAATTGAAGTTTACGGAAGGCTTCATGAAGTTGCCGTCGCTTCCGGAAGGCATCATCGTATGGAATCCAGTTGAAGCATTCCTGCTCGTCGCCGAATTCGGGCTATACGGAGTCGTGTTCTCGTTTTTGCTCGTCACGCTTTTCGATACGACCGGCACGATGATCGGTGTCGCAAAGCAAGCAGGTCTCATGAAAGACAATAAAATGCCGCGCGTGCGCCAGGCGCTTCTTGCCGATTCGGTCGCCGCCAGTGCAGGCGCTATGGTCGGCACAAGCCCGACCAGCGCTTATGTCGAATCTTCTGCTGGCGTCGCTGCTGGCGGACGCACAGGGCTCACGACTTTGACCGTCGCCATCCTGTTCATTGCCGCTGCCTTTTTCGGTCCGCTCGTCGGCTCTCTTTCGGGAGTCGCCGCCATCACTGCTCCCGCTTTGATCATTGTCGGCAGCTTGATGATCGGGGCAGTCAAACAAATCGAATGGGAAAAATTCGATGAAGCGTTTCCCGCATTCTTGATCGTACTGGCCATGCCGCTCACCTCAAGCATCGCAACTGGCATCGCACTCGGATTCATTTCTTACCCGCTGATGAAAATCTTCAAGGGCAAATGGAAATCTGTCCACCCGATTCTCTATATTTTCGCTGTGCTGTTCACGATCCAGATTCTCATCGCACCGCATTAA
- a CDS encoding aldo/keto reductase produces the protein MNLTIESTKTLHNGVKMPRFGLGVYKMTDKEAAVEAMVKAIQTGYQAIDTASVYENEAEVGEAVRAGGVPREKLFITSKVWNTDQGYDQTLRAFEASLKRLDMDYLDLYLTHWAIPNTFEETYRAIERLYDEKLIRAAGVSNHQQHHLEKILAKANTKPVVNQIELHPQLTQEPLREFCAAQDIAVTSWSPLARGRLLEDPVLSEIGEKHGKSIAQTIIRWHLQNDLIVIPKSVTPSRIVENADVFDFELSEEEMKQISALNQDWRSGTHPDEIKV, from the coding sequence ATGAATCTGACGATTGAATCAACAAAGACCTTACATAATGGAGTGAAAATGCCGCGTTTTGGCCTTGGCGTCTACAAGATGACCGATAAGGAAGCTGCGGTCGAGGCGATGGTAAAAGCGATCCAAACAGGCTATCAAGCGATCGATACCGCTTCCGTATATGAGAATGAAGCAGAGGTCGGCGAAGCAGTTCGTGCAGGCGGTGTGCCGCGCGAAAAACTGTTCATCACATCGAAAGTGTGGAATACCGACCAGGGCTATGACCAGACTTTGCGGGCGTTCGAAGCTTCATTGAAACGGCTGGATATGGATTATTTGGATCTGTATCTGACCCATTGGGCGATCCCTAACACGTTCGAGGAAACGTACCGGGCGATCGAGCGCTTGTATGACGAAAAGTTGATTCGTGCTGCCGGTGTATCGAATCACCAGCAGCATCATCTGGAGAAAATCTTGGCCAAGGCCAATACGAAGCCGGTGGTCAACCAGATCGAACTGCATCCGCAATTGACGCAGGAGCCGCTGCGCGAATTTTGCGCGGCACAAGACATTGCGGTCACTTCCTGGTCGCCGCTTGCGAGAGGGCGCCTGCTCGAAGATCCTGTGCTGTCTGAGATCGGGGAAAAGCACGGGAAATCCATTGCACAGACGATTATTCGCTGGCATCTCCAGAATGACTTGATCGTCATCCCGAAATCGGTGACGCCGTCGCGCATTGTTGAGAATGCCGATGTGTTTGATTTTGAATTAAGTGAAGAAGAGATGAAACAGATTTCAGCGCTTAACCAGGATTGGCGGAGTGGCACCCATCCGGACGAAATCAAGGTTTAA
- a CDS encoding RluA family pseudouridine synthase, whose amino-acid sequence MNWTYKIPEQGMTVTDLLKTEWGLGKKTVHELRMEKGVRLADGTEPRWQEPLDKGTELTVTTPEAESPYRPNPSIEPEILFEDEHFIIANKPKGLATHPNDNHQDDTFINGLIAYVQQSGGSYIEHIHRLDQGTSGVLLLAKHPIAKNVMDRMVEQKLVQREYEALVKGLVRGQSGTLDFPLGRDRHHATRRRVSPNGQSAVTHYQVINRADGRSLLHLTLDTGRTHQIRAHLSHVKHPIIGDELYGGPPTEDGEYFLHAFRIAFLHPFTGQQIDIESKQ is encoded by the coding sequence ATGAATTGGACTTACAAAATACCGGAACAGGGAATGACCGTCACGGACCTATTGAAAACCGAATGGGGCCTCGGCAAAAAGACCGTACACGAACTGCGCATGGAAAAAGGCGTTCGCCTGGCCGATGGCACAGAACCGCGCTGGCAAGAACCGCTCGATAAAGGGACGGAACTGACCGTTACTACACCTGAAGCCGAGTCGCCGTACCGGCCAAACCCATCGATCGAACCTGAAATTTTATTCGAAGACGAACACTTCATCATCGCTAATAAACCAAAAGGGCTCGCCACCCACCCGAACGATAACCACCAGGACGATACATTCATCAACGGATTGATCGCCTACGTCCAGCAATCCGGCGGTTCGTATATCGAGCACATCCACCGGCTGGACCAGGGCACTTCCGGCGTCTTGCTATTGGCCAAACACCCGATCGCCAAAAACGTCATGGACCGGATGGTCGAACAAAAGCTGGTCCAGCGCGAATACGAAGCGCTCGTTAAAGGCCTCGTCCGCGGGCAATCCGGGACGCTCGATTTCCCGCTCGGCCGCGACCGCCACCACGCGACGCGACGCCGTGTATCGCCGAACGGGCAAAGCGCCGTCACCCATTACCAGGTCATCAACCGGGCAGACGGCCGCTCGCTGCTCCATTTGACGTTGGATACCGGGCGCACGCATCAAATCCGGGCGCACCTGTCACACGTCAAGCACCCGATCATCGGCGATGAATTGTACGGAGGGCCGCCGACTGAAGACGGCGAATACTTCCTGCACGCATTCCGCATCGCATTTCTTCACCCATTCACCGGGCAGCAAATCGATATCGAATCAAAACAATAA